In Brassica napus cultivar Da-Ae chromosome C2, Da-Ae, whole genome shotgun sequence, the sequence ATAAGTAGCAACCTATAACTAAGGGAGTTTGATCAAATTGCACgaaatttcaaaaagataaaGTTGAGTACAACAACAAAGAAAGACATCTTATCACTATAACGTTGTAAAGATGAAGTAATATTCAGTAGTCTGAATCTAATCTCAAGACCTCGGAGGTGTGAAGAATGGCGTACCAGCGATGAAGGAGTTCAGCTGAGAAGGATAAAGCGACGAAGGATCGATCATTAATCCATTGTTAGTGTTTGCCGCGACAGTGACCGCCGTTTTAGCAGCTATCTCTTCGGCATTGGTGGTTGTGGCAGTGGAGGCAAGGAGGTCAAGTTGGTGATGGTGATCTTGATCTAGACCTTGGTCATAAAGAATGCCTTTGAAGACATGTCCTCCTATGTTCACAGCCGTTTGATAAGCATATTCTTGTTCATCTTCATCATTCTCCATGGAGCTCACTCGAACGCATCGGAAAACCGCCGGTGAACTGACTTCCGGTGGTAAGTTTTGACTCTcctcaaaccctaaatttcattaatgattataagaaaaaattaaaacaaactaaGTTTTTTCGGCCTCTTTTGGTAACATGTTCTTGATTTTATATCcaatgtagaaaaaaaaaatctttaattgttttttgaaTTGAGTTTTACATGGATAAAACCCTTTTATGTCGTCAGGTTTACTAAGAAACAGTAACTTAGACAAAATAAAGCAGCAATATTCACACGCAAATGATTTTGTACTTCTCCACAAACTTTCATAATTAAAGCTTTGACACTTTTACTATCAATTTCGTTAGCTTAATTCATTATCATCAATTCGAAAACACACACACCCTGATCAAATTTTACCTGAATTGGAATTAGCATTCACCAAACGGGTAGCAAGAGCCGATCCACTGCCACCACTACGGTCTttatcatcattatcaccaCCATTTGCTTCTCGTAGGCGTTTTGCTTTTGCGTTTTGCGTTTCTCGGCTGGTGGCTGAATGGTGCTGCAAGGAAGCGAGTTGAGCTAAACGCTCACGGCGTTTAGCAGCAGGAACCCAAGTGCTCTTAACGTGAGTCTGACAGTGAAAGCCTCGGCTTTTACAACAAGTTCTACATCTCAAATGAGGACAATCTTTCTTAGCTTGATTCCCACAATCTTGACAATTCATACCTCCTTGCCTTGTCACCGAGAATCCTCCGGGCTCATGATCGGAGACGACGTTGAAGTATAAGCTCCGGCTCcggttattgttgttgttgttgctgctgcttgGGACCATTCCAAAGGAGTATAAGTTTGTAGAAGCTGTGACATGATgctgttgttgttcttgttgttgttggaaGTATTGTGGAGGCCAAATCTCGAAACCCTTGTTGGTGTTATAGATCTCGTCTTTGTAAAGATAAAGATAATTGCTCTTGTCTTGTTGATGATGGTCTTTGTctacatgatgatgatgatcttgcTTGTTGTTGATGTTGTCTCTCCCTCCTAGATAGAAGAATCCTGCCATTTCCCTCCCAAGTGATAATCCACATCACACACACAACATACCCCAAAGAGATCCAAGAAAGAGTCGGAATGTTTTCTTTGCTAGGAGAGATTGAGAGTAAATGATGTGGAAGATTGGATTAATTAAGAGAACGCAAACGCTACCATAGAAttagtctctcttcttcattttAAGACAGTAAATTGTTATCTCTGAAAGTGGTAGTTGCTGAGTTTtctctggagagagagagagagagagatgaggtATTTAAGACATAGAGAGTCTCATGAAGATCTTTTGCTTTGGAGACTTCACTACAGTTATCTTCCAGCTTGAGTGGATCCCCATCACATAAATATCACTCactatatatgtttaaatgagaaaagaaaaagaaaaatatgctgacacattattttatataattttcttagaATAATCATGcaatatgtttattttcatgGCTTCAACTGCAGCATTCGAAAAAAAACTTGTGCTTTGAAACATCGATCCAAACCAATACAAAATTGTATAGAAATTGAGATTTCACTATTTATTCACTATAGCGATCATATTTATTCTCTACATCTTTTATCAGTATATTCATAATCCTCTGTTACCATCATATTTATTCTCTACATCTTTTATCAGTATTTTCATAATCCTCTGTTACCACCGAAATACATGAAAaggttaaaattaaattatacttcactatatatatatatatatcagtatagttatatatagagaaaatcTCTTGGATAGCTCTTTTTAGATtatttcacaaaaatagcttttcaagaaaaaaaatgaccaaaaaaagttttattgaagagtaaaatatgcatttatacACATTGGGTTAACTAATCttgacttagggtttagagttaagggtggGTTTTGAGATGgagtttcaaatttcaaaaaataaaaaagaaaaaaagaaatattaaaaatttcaaaataaaaagagattattttgatcattttattttttgaaggctattttgtgacaaaaacttaaaaatagctaTTTGAAAGAATagcctttatatatatacatgcatatacatatatattaaataaagtcatcgaaattaaattatatacagttataaaatattttaattgatgtaAATATCTACATGCGTTCAAAAGCTTTCAATAATTTATTAGTTATGTTCATCTATGCAAGTTTTCTACTGATCATCACTTtatttctctaattttttttaaagcatcgtatttcaaattattaaaaGTATTATGAAATGAACTAGCACATCTAAAATGAAGAACTTAACGTGATAGATAAAACtaatttgatttggtttagttaaaataaaataaatatttatatttggtttaattaaaataaaaactatttatacttcaatttaaatttacaaGAATATATATAACTCGATATACTCTTAAAACAGTAATTGAACTATTCTAGTTTTCTATATCCA encodes:
- the LOC106377131 gene encoding protein SHI RELATED SEQUENCE 5, whose amino-acid sequence is MAGFFYLGGRDNINNKQDHHHHVDKDHHQQDKSNYLYLYKDEIYNTNKGFEIWPPQYFQQQQEQQQHHVTASTNLYSFGMVPSSSNNNNNNRSRSLYFNVVSDHEPGGFSVTRQGGMNCQDCGNQAKKDCPHLRCRTCCKSRGFHCQTHVKSTWVPAAKRRERLAQLASLQHHSATSRETQNAKAKRLREANGGDNDDKDRSGGSGSALATRLVNANSNSGFEESQNLPPEVSSPAVFRCVRVSSMENDEDEQEYAYQTAVNIGGHVFKGILYDQGLDQDHHHQLDLLASTATTTNAEEIAAKTAVTVAANTNNGLMIDPSSLYPSQLNSFIAGTPFFTPPRS